A genomic segment from Nicotiana sylvestris chromosome 1, ASM39365v2, whole genome shotgun sequence encodes:
- the LOC104218750 gene encoding ABC transporter G family member 1-like isoform X2 — MGSVNLEMPPMEYETRIGKQEVKLNAVKGQMGSKTRGVSLTWNDLWVTVSTRKSGRKAILQGLTGYARPSELLAVMGPSGCGKSTLLDALAGRLDFSTRQSGDILINGHKQKLSYGTCAYLTQDETLLATLTVKEAVYYSAQLQLPNSMKKSEKIQIAEQTIKEMGLQDAMNTRIGGWGTKGISGGEKRRLSICMEILTRPKLLFLDEPTSGLDSAASYYVMSGISRQKEGRTIIASIHQPSAEVFNLFHSLCLLSSGKIVYFGPASAAIQFFARNGFPCPHLQNPSDHFLKTVNKDFDEGGEILEKRSHANFTTQSLVLTRRSSVNMFRDLGYYWMRFATYVGIALGLGSIYYDLGSNYHSIEERGLMVAFVVSFMTFMTVGGFPSFVEDMKVFQRENLNGHYGCCTFVIGNTLSSIPYVLLISFVPGAIAYLLSGFQNGSGHFIYFALVLFTSMMIVESLMMNVAAIVPNFLMGIVIGAGIQGLQILSGGYFQLPSELPNPIWKYPLYYMSFHKYAYQGMFKNEFEGLKFTDDQFGNNRTMSGEDILRERWQVEMAYSKWVDLAILVGTLILYRLVFLLIIKTNEKVVHARKASTSVLSNRSSQIMAKSLPTSPLHGLTSFDDSPTNNG, encoded by the exons ATGGGTTCTGTAAATTTGGAAATGCCACCAATGGAGTATGAAACTAGAATTGGAAAGCAGGAAGTAAAATTGAATGCTGTTAAGGGCCAAATGGGATCAAAAACTAGAGGCGTTTCCTTGACTTGGAATGACTTATGGGTTACTGTCTCCACTAGAAAAAGTGGCAGAAAAGCCATACTTCAAGGTCTCACTGGTTATGCTCGTCCTAGTGAGCTCTTGGCCGTCATGGGTCCTTCTGGCTGTGGCAAATCTACATTACTCGACGCATTAGCTG GGCGACTGGACTTCAGCACGAGGCAGAGCGGGGATATTCTGATCAATGGTCACAAACAGAAACTTTCTTATGGAACATGT GCATACCTGACTCAAGATGAAACTCTGCTGGCAACACTAACTGTTAAAGAAGCTGTTTACTACTCTGCACAACTCCAACTGCCAAATTCTATGAAAAAATCAGAGAAAATTCAAATAGCGGAGCAGACTATAAAGGAGATGGGGCTACAAGATGCAATGAACACAAGAATTGGAGGATGGGGCACTAAAGGAATTAGCGGAGGAGAAAAGAGGAGACTTAGTATTTGCATGGAGATTCTAACGCGACCAAAACTTCTCTTCCTCGATGAACCAACCAGTGGCCTCGATAGTGCTGCATCTTATTATGTGATGAGCGGAATTTCACGCCAAAAAGAGGGAAGAACCATTATTGCGTCTATTCATCAGCCCAGTGCAGAAGTTTTCAACCTCTTCCACAGTTTATGTCTTTTGTCTTCCGGAAAAATAGTATATTTTGGACCTGCTAGTGCAGCAATTCAG TTTTTTGCGAGAAATGGTTTCCCTTGCCCACATCTTCAGAATCCATCAGATCATTTTCTTAAAACAGTAAACAAGGACTTTGATGAG GGTGGTGAAATATTGGAAAAAAGAAGTCATGCCAACTTCACCACGCAAAGCCTTGTTTTGACAAGGAGGTCAAGTGTGAACATGTTTCGTGATCTTGGCTACTATTGGATGAGATTCGCCACTTATGTCGGCATTGCTTTAGGTCTTGGTTCCATCTACTATGATCTTGGCTCAAACTATCATTCAATCGAG GAAAGAGGTCTAATGGTTGCTTTCGTTGTTTCATTTATGACATTTATGACAGTTGGCGGATTTCCTTCATTTGTAGAGGACATGAAG GTATTTCAACGGGAAAACTTGAACGGGCACTATGGATGTTGTACTTTTGTCATAGGCAACACACTTTCTTCTATACCATACGTGCTACTAATATCATTTGTTCCAGGTGCCATTGCCTATTTGCTTTCTGGATTTCAGAATGGATCTGGGCATTTCATCTACTTTGCCTTGGTCCTCTTTACCAGTATGATGATAGTCGAGAGTCTAATGATGAACGTTGCAGCTATCGTGCCTAATTTCCTCATGGGCATTGTAATAGGTGCAGGAATACAAGGACTACAGATATTAAGTGGGGGTTATTTTCAATTACCTAGTGAGTTGCCTAATCCTATTTGGAAGTACCCACTGTACTACATGTCCTTCCACAAGTATGCTTATCAAGGTATGTTTAAGAATGAATTTGAAGGGCTAAAGTTTACAGATGATCAATTCGGAAACAATCGGACAATGAGTGGAGAAGACATCTTGAGAGAAAGATGGCAAGTAGAAATGGCATACTCAAAGTGGGTAGATCTTGCCATTCTGGTAGGTACATTAATTTTGTACCGTCTGGTGTTCCTCCTTATTATCAAGACAAATGAAAAGGTTGTGCATGCAAGAAAAGCATCCACATCAGTTCTATCAAACCGAAGTAGTCAAATCATGGCCAAGTCCTTACCTACCTCGCCTCTCCATGGGCTCACTTCATTTGATGACAGTCCCACCAACAATGGATGA
- the LOC104218750 gene encoding ABC transporter G family member 1-like isoform X1, producing the protein MGSVNLEMPPMEYETRIGKQEVKLNAVKGQMGSKTRGVSLTWNDLWVTVSTRKSGRKAILQGLTGYARPSELLAVMGPSGCGKSTLLDALAGRLDFSTRQSGDILINGHKQKLSYGTCAYLTQDETLLATLTVKEAVYYSAQLQLPNSMKKSEKIQIAEQTIKEMGLQDAMNTRIGGWGTKGISGGEKRRLSICMEILTRPKLLFLDEPTSGLDSAASYYVMSGISRQKEGRTIIASIHQPSAEVFNLFHSLCLLSSGKIVYFGPASAAIQFFARNGFPCPHLQNPSDHFLKTVNKDFDEDIEQGLDGRKPNTEEVIDLLVNSFKLSKEYHEVQNQVAEICQQGGEILEKRSHANFTTQSLVLTRRSSVNMFRDLGYYWMRFATYVGIALGLGSIYYDLGSNYHSIEERGLMVAFVVSFMTFMTVGGFPSFVEDMKVFQRENLNGHYGCCTFVIGNTLSSIPYVLLISFVPGAIAYLLSGFQNGSGHFIYFALVLFTSMMIVESLMMNVAAIVPNFLMGIVIGAGIQGLQILSGGYFQLPSELPNPIWKYPLYYMSFHKYAYQGMFKNEFEGLKFTDDQFGNNRTMSGEDILRERWQVEMAYSKWVDLAILVGTLILYRLVFLLIIKTNEKVVHARKASTSVLSNRSSQIMAKSLPTSPLHGLTSFDDSPTNNG; encoded by the exons ATGGGTTCTGTAAATTTGGAAATGCCACCAATGGAGTATGAAACTAGAATTGGAAAGCAGGAAGTAAAATTGAATGCTGTTAAGGGCCAAATGGGATCAAAAACTAGAGGCGTTTCCTTGACTTGGAATGACTTATGGGTTACTGTCTCCACTAGAAAAAGTGGCAGAAAAGCCATACTTCAAGGTCTCACTGGTTATGCTCGTCCTAGTGAGCTCTTGGCCGTCATGGGTCCTTCTGGCTGTGGCAAATCTACATTACTCGACGCATTAGCTG GGCGACTGGACTTCAGCACGAGGCAGAGCGGGGATATTCTGATCAATGGTCACAAACAGAAACTTTCTTATGGAACATGT GCATACCTGACTCAAGATGAAACTCTGCTGGCAACACTAACTGTTAAAGAAGCTGTTTACTACTCTGCACAACTCCAACTGCCAAATTCTATGAAAAAATCAGAGAAAATTCAAATAGCGGAGCAGACTATAAAGGAGATGGGGCTACAAGATGCAATGAACACAAGAATTGGAGGATGGGGCACTAAAGGAATTAGCGGAGGAGAAAAGAGGAGACTTAGTATTTGCATGGAGATTCTAACGCGACCAAAACTTCTCTTCCTCGATGAACCAACCAGTGGCCTCGATAGTGCTGCATCTTATTATGTGATGAGCGGAATTTCACGCCAAAAAGAGGGAAGAACCATTATTGCGTCTATTCATCAGCCCAGTGCAGAAGTTTTCAACCTCTTCCACAGTTTATGTCTTTTGTCTTCCGGAAAAATAGTATATTTTGGACCTGCTAGTGCAGCAATTCAG TTTTTTGCGAGAAATGGTTTCCCTTGCCCACATCTTCAGAATCCATCAGATCATTTTCTTAAAACAGTAAACAAGGACTTTGATGAG GATATTGAACAAGGCTTAGATGGAAGAAAACCTAATACAGAAGAAGTGATAGACCTTCTCGTAAATTCATTTAAATTATCCAAGGAATATCATGAAGTTCAGAACCAGGTTGCAGAAATTTGTCAACAG GGTGGTGAAATATTGGAAAAAAGAAGTCATGCCAACTTCACCACGCAAAGCCTTGTTTTGACAAGGAGGTCAAGTGTGAACATGTTTCGTGATCTTGGCTACTATTGGATGAGATTCGCCACTTATGTCGGCATTGCTTTAGGTCTTGGTTCCATCTACTATGATCTTGGCTCAAACTATCATTCAATCGAG GAAAGAGGTCTAATGGTTGCTTTCGTTGTTTCATTTATGACATTTATGACAGTTGGCGGATTTCCTTCATTTGTAGAGGACATGAAG GTATTTCAACGGGAAAACTTGAACGGGCACTATGGATGTTGTACTTTTGTCATAGGCAACACACTTTCTTCTATACCATACGTGCTACTAATATCATTTGTTCCAGGTGCCATTGCCTATTTGCTTTCTGGATTTCAGAATGGATCTGGGCATTTCATCTACTTTGCCTTGGTCCTCTTTACCAGTATGATGATAGTCGAGAGTCTAATGATGAACGTTGCAGCTATCGTGCCTAATTTCCTCATGGGCATTGTAATAGGTGCAGGAATACAAGGACTACAGATATTAAGTGGGGGTTATTTTCAATTACCTAGTGAGTTGCCTAATCCTATTTGGAAGTACCCACTGTACTACATGTCCTTCCACAAGTATGCTTATCAAGGTATGTTTAAGAATGAATTTGAAGGGCTAAAGTTTACAGATGATCAATTCGGAAACAATCGGACAATGAGTGGAGAAGACATCTTGAGAGAAAGATGGCAAGTAGAAATGGCATACTCAAAGTGGGTAGATCTTGCCATTCTGGTAGGTACATTAATTTTGTACCGTCTGGTGTTCCTCCTTATTATCAAGACAAATGAAAAGGTTGTGCATGCAAGAAAAGCATCCACATCAGTTCTATCAAACCGAAGTAGTCAAATCATGGCCAAGTCCTTACCTACCTCGCCTCTCCATGGGCTCACTTCATTTGATGACAGTCCCACCAACAATGGATGA